Proteins co-encoded in one Actinobacillus succinogenes 130Z genomic window:
- a CDS encoding alpha/beta hydrolase: MKLKHIALSLTLAFSVTAMATEAPCTAPLLAPEYQDLNLLSVVKIDPELMKTKEGLTQINTAFLKAADEDKIQPVAKFTAPADGNQPAVDLYLFRPDNAKNTKLPVIYFIHGGGYLIGNARQNNTSLQELANLNHVAVVSVEYRLAPNAPFPADINDVYHGLSHLLKNADKFNIDADKAIIMGESAGGGLAARLGLKVRDKGEFKLKGQVLIYPMLDYRTGSGQSLYRSPNTGEFVWTPELNRLGWSMLKGNQSIPESEMPYYSAATAKDLSGLPRTYIMVGDLDLFVNEDMDYANRLIQAGVKTDFQLISGVYHAFELFNPESPQTKAYKASRTDAIHRMLTE; this comes from the coding sequence ATGAAACTCAAACATATCGCACTTTCATTAACCCTTGCATTTTCTGTCACGGCAATGGCGACGGAAGCTCCCTGCACCGCTCCGCTGCTCGCTCCTGAGTATCAGGATTTAAATCTGCTTTCCGTGGTAAAAATTGATCCCGAACTGATGAAAACCAAAGAAGGTTTGACGCAAATCAATACCGCCTTTTTAAAAGCGGCGGATGAAGATAAAATTCAACCCGTTGCCAAATTTACCGCGCCTGCCGACGGAAATCAGCCGGCGGTGGATCTGTACCTATTCCGCCCGGATAATGCAAAAAATACTAAATTACCTGTGATTTATTTTATTCACGGCGGCGGTTATTTAATCGGTAATGCTCGGCAAAATAATACTTCATTACAGGAATTAGCGAATTTAAACCATGTTGCAGTCGTAAGCGTAGAATATCGCTTAGCGCCTAATGCGCCGTTTCCGGCCGACATTAATGATGTTTATCACGGCTTATCTCACCTGCTAAAAAACGCCGACAAATTTAATATTGATGCGGATAAAGCCATTATTATGGGGGAAAGTGCCGGCGGCGGCTTAGCGGCTCGTTTAGGTTTAAAAGTGCGCGATAAAGGCGAATTCAAACTGAAAGGGCAAGTGCTGATTTACCCAATGCTGGATTATCGTACCGGATCTGGACAATCCCTTTACCGCAGCCCGAATACCGGCGAGTTCGTTTGGACGCCTGAATTGAACCGTCTCGGCTGGAGTATGCTTAAAGGTAATCAATCTATTCCTGAAAGCGAAATGCCTTATTATTCCGCTGCAACGGCAAAAGATCTCTCTGGTTTACCGCGCACCTATATTATGGTGGGCGATTTGGATTTATTCGTTAATGAAGATATGGACTATGCAAATCGACTTATCCAAGCCGGCGTGAAGACCGATTTTCAACTTATTTCCGGTGTATACCATGCTTTCGAACTGTTCAACCCGGAAAGCCCGCAAACCAAGGCATATAAAGCATCGCGAACTGACGCAATTCATCGCATGTTAACGGAATGA
- a CDS encoding MBL fold metallo-hydrolase, with protein MTLNKTMKTLIATAMIATFSPVLHAETTEQPVVKQAEQQVAGFYRMKLGDLLVTALYDGPVNVPHKWIHGISGEEMQDVFDKMFLPRTSDGIQTAVNAFLIKQSSGYTLIDAGAAKCYGDTLGHITENLKASGVQPEDVKNIVVTHLHSDHACGVATTDGKMAFPNATLYAPKKDADFWLSEEIAAKQPKEVQIFFDSARQAVTPYQAAGQFKTFNEGENPIEGIETVQEFGHSPGMTGYLVGTGENRLLVWGDIIHSHTIQLKNPDISMEVDSDEKAAITTRKRILKLVSEGKLWVGAAHIPFPGIGHVVKEEKGYSWVPTQYLPLENQ; from the coding sequence ATGACATTAAACAAAACAATGAAAACCCTTATTGCAACGGCAATGATAGCAACATTTTCCCCTGTTTTACACGCAGAAACAACCGAGCAACCCGTCGTAAAACAGGCTGAGCAGCAAGTGGCAGGCTTTTACCGTATGAAATTGGGCGACTTACTCGTTACCGCACTGTATGACGGACCCGTGAACGTGCCGCATAAATGGATTCACGGTATTTCAGGCGAAGAAATGCAAGATGTGTTCGACAAAATGTTTTTACCACGCACTTCAGACGGCATTCAAACGGCGGTAAATGCGTTTTTAATCAAACAGTCGTCTGGTTATACCTTAATTGATGCAGGGGCGGCGAAATGTTACGGCGATACCTTGGGACATATTACTGAGAATTTAAAAGCCTCCGGCGTGCAACCTGAAGACGTGAAAAACATCGTGGTTACGCACTTGCATTCTGACCACGCCTGCGGTGTGGCGACAACCGACGGCAAAATGGCATTCCCAAATGCGACACTTTACGCACCGAAAAAAGATGCTGATTTTTGGTTAAGCGAAGAAATTGCCGCCAAGCAGCCGAAAGAAGTGCAGATTTTCTTTGATTCTGCTCGTCAAGCGGTTACGCCTTACCAAGCCGCTGGGCAGTTTAAAACCTTTAATGAGGGGGAAAACCCGATTGAAGGCATTGAAACGGTGCAAGAATTTGGGCATTCACCGGGTATGACAGGGTATTTAGTAGGCACGGGCGAAAACCGTTTATTAGTGTGGGGCGATATTATCCACAGCCACACCATTCAGCTGAAAAATCCTGATATTTCAATGGAAGTGGACAGTGATGAAAAAGCGGCAATTACCACCCGTAAACGCATTTTAAAATTAGTCAGCGAAGGCAAATTGTGGGTGGGGGCGGCTCACATTCCATTTCCGGGGATCGGACACGTGGTTAAAGAAGAAAAAGGCTATTCTTGGGTGCCGACACAATATTTACCTTTAGAAAATCAATAA
- a CDS encoding YbfB/YjiJ family MFS transporter, whose amino-acid sequence MQTQKSILWFIFAGLSASLISIGLARFAYTPLLPLLISENWFSASDAAYLGAANLAGYLIGALFARPMGNAFSNKQTLRVMMLLVTLSFFACAFPISTAWYFVWRLISGISGGTIMVLVAATITPHVPAERRNLAGGAIFLGIGLGIFASATIVPMLIDMGLKTTWFGLGIFSAILTALSWFNIPDPIVSVQEVADGDVKPHAVLHAEEPKKAFLILYLQYGLMAVFIVAPAVFIVDYIARGLQLGAGTGALFWGLYGIGSMIGPPLYGYFADKFGAKPTLRGVLAVEFLAVFVLCATENIVAMAVLTVIIGSFPPGIVPLMLARIFEMTTCPRLRNVNWSKATVFFATAQALAGYGLSAVFSATNNDHRVLFFIGGVALVISLIMESLHRKA is encoded by the coding sequence ATGCAAACACAAAAATCTATCCTGTGGTTTATTTTCGCAGGGCTTTCTGCAAGCCTTATTTCCATCGGCTTGGCACGTTTTGCCTACACGCCGTTGTTGCCGTTGCTGATTAGCGAAAACTGGTTTTCAGCATCTGATGCGGCGTATCTCGGGGCGGCGAATTTGGCGGGCTATCTGATTGGGGCGTTATTCGCGCGACCTATGGGCAATGCGTTTTCCAACAAACAGACGCTGCGTGTGATGATGTTGCTGGTTACATTGTCGTTTTTTGCTTGTGCGTTTCCGATTTCGACCGCTTGGTATTTCGTTTGGCGATTGATTTCAGGCATTTCAGGCGGGACGATTATGGTGTTGGTGGCGGCAACCATTACACCGCACGTGCCTGCGGAACGCCGTAATCTTGCCGGCGGTGCGATTTTCTTAGGTATCGGCTTGGGGATTTTCGCTTCTGCTACCATCGTGCCGATGTTGATTGATATGGGGCTGAAAACTACGTGGTTCGGACTGGGTATTTTCTCGGCAATTTTGACCGCACTTAGCTGGTTCAACATTCCCGATCCGATTGTCAGCGTGCAGGAAGTAGCGGATGGTGATGTGAAACCGCATGCTGTTTTACACGCTGAAGAACCGAAAAAAGCCTTTTTAATCTTATATTTGCAATACGGCTTGATGGCGGTATTCATCGTTGCCCCTGCGGTGTTTATTGTGGACTACATCGCCCGTGGCTTGCAACTGGGGGCTGGTACAGGCGCATTGTTCTGGGGATTATACGGCATCGGCTCGATGATCGGTCCGCCACTTTACGGTTATTTCGCCGACAAATTCGGTGCGAAACCCACTTTGCGTGGCGTGTTGGCGGTCGAATTTTTAGCGGTTTTTGTCTTGTGTGCCACTGAAAATATTGTCGCAATGGCAGTGCTGACGGTCATCATCGGTTCATTTCCACCGGGGATTGTGCCGTTAATGCTCGCCCGCATTTTTGAAATGACCACTTGCCCACGACTGCGTAATGTAAACTGGAGCAAAGCCACCGTGTTCTTCGCTACCGCTCAAGCCTTGGCAGGTTACGGTTTATCCGCTGTTTTCTCCGCGACGAATAATGATCATCGTGTATTATTTTTCATCGGCGGTGTGGCGTTGGTGATTTCATTGATAATGGAAAGTTTGCATCGTAAGGCTTAA
- a CDS encoding alpha/beta hydrolase, translating to MENVFTPRCEPLVVPSAKNPENPIACVIFLHGLTTSGLQFRSVAEHLTVQLPNVKFVLPSAPVRFVTWAKSNMSGWYDLLGDDFLAEEDESGIKSAVNYVHKLIDEQIAQGISSERIFLSGFSQGCAISLLAGTTYAQPLGGIIGLSGYLPLASKWQDNSFHTPILWLHGSSDPLITLAQIGQSKKLLAQNRDFTFKTYPIEHYVAMPEIEKMGRWIQTKL from the coding sequence ATGGAAAACGTTTTCACCCCACGTTGCGAGCCGCTTGTCGTACCGTCTGCAAAAAATCCTGAAAACCCGATCGCTTGCGTAATTTTCCTGCACGGCTTAACCACCAGCGGTTTGCAGTTCCGCTCCGTTGCCGAGCATTTGACGGTGCAACTGCCGAACGTGAAATTCGTGTTGCCGTCTGCTCCAGTACGTTTCGTTACTTGGGCGAAGAGCAATATGTCGGGCTGGTATGATTTATTGGGCGATGATTTTCTCGCCGAAGAAGACGAAAGCGGTATCAAAAGTGCGGTCAATTATGTGCATAAATTGATTGACGAACAAATCGCTCAAGGCATTTCGAGCGAACGGATTTTCTTGAGCGGTTTCTCACAAGGCTGTGCCATTTCGCTGCTGGCGGGTACAACTTACGCCCAACCGCTTGGCGGCATTATCGGGTTGTCGGGTTATCTGCCGTTAGCTTCAAAATGGCAAGACAACAGTTTTCATACGCCGATTTTATGGCTACACGGAAGTTCTGATCCGCTGATTACCCTTGCCCAAATCGGACAGAGCAAAAAACTGTTAGCACAAAATCGGGATTTTACCTTTAAAACCTACCCCATCGAACATTATGTGGCGATGCCTGAAATTGAGAAGATGGGGAGATGGATTCAAACAAAACTTTAA